From Oncorhynchus clarkii lewisi isolate Uvic-CL-2024 chromosome 26, UVic_Ocla_1.0, whole genome shotgun sequence, the proteins below share one genomic window:
- the LOC139385277 gene encoding lysM and putative peptidoglycan-binding domain-containing protein 2-like: MAEYSPVLPMRDGGARFGIGQPIFPRSRSGSESDSELSQSLARTKIRSYGSTASVAASLGEKYIEHRVTDSDTLQGIALKYEVTMEQIKRTNKMFSNDCIFLRNTLNIPVVSEKTSPFNGLSLESPDGDPQDQDFNPLCVGQDRDTEEDPSPPLAPGDKDSSSYKRPQPEELSAQDFLHRLDLQIKQSKQAARRLKEEEVRDSEEEYTLPVSSYQEI; this comes from the exons ATGGCGGAGTACTCGCCTGTCCTGCCGATGAGGGATGGTGGAGCGAGGTTTGGTATCGGACAGCCCATCTTTCCCCGGTCCCGGTCCGGTTCAGAATCCGATAGTGAACTGTCTCAGAGTCTGGCCCGAACCAAGATCCGGTCTTACGGGAGTACGGCTAGCGTCGCGGCTTCTCTCGGCGAGAAATACATAGAGCATCGGGTCACAGACAGCGACACTTTGCAGGGCATAGCCCTCAAATACGAAGTAACG ATGGAGCAGATCAAGAGGACTAACAAGATGTTCAGTAACGACTGTATCTTCCTGCGTAACACCCTCAACATCCCTGTGGTCTCAGAGAAGACCTCTCCCTTCAACGGCCTGTCTCTAGAGTCCCCCGACGGagatccccaggaccaggacttcAACCCCCTTTGTGTGGGGCAGGACAGGGACACTGAGGAGGACCCCTCGCCACCTCTGGCCCCTGGGGATAAGGACAGTAGTAGTTATAAACGGCCCCAGCCGGAAGAGCTGTCGGCTCAAGACTTCCTGCACAGACTGGACTTGCAGATTAAACAGTCAAAGCAGGCAGCACGCAGGCTCAAAGAAGAAGAAGTGAG GGACAGTGAAGAGGAATACACACTTCCTGTTTCATCATACCAGGAGATCTAA